The region CGGTAGGCGGCTACGTAGGCGTCAGGGTAGGCGTTGTGCAGAGTCACGGCGCTCCCTCCCGAGAGGCGAACGCCGTCACACCACAGATGCTCACCACCGTCGGTTTTGAAGCCGTCAATTCCAACCTCCTCGACCAGGTAGCGTCGCTTGCTCAGCCACCATTCCGTAGCACGCTCAGAGGTGAAGTCGAGGATCGTGCTTCCTTCAAACCACCGTCCACCCGGTATCCGGTAGGGCTTGCCGGCCCCATCCACCGGGCAGAAGCCATGCGCAATGGCGTGGGCTTCGTCCATGTCCCGTTGTCGGCACTCACCGGCCGGCAGGTATTTGAGCACAGGGACCTGCCACAGCAACACTCGCAGGCCTCTCCGGTGAAGGTTGGCCACGAACCGCCGGGGATTGGGCCAGCGCCCTGCCTCCGGAAACTGGAAATCATCGTAGCGGAACGCCTCGCCTCCCGGCCGCGGATCATACTCAGCGTCATTGAAGATGTAGAAGGTGGCCTCGTCGGACCATGCCTCGACGACACAAACGGTGGCGGGAATCCTTAGTGAAACCGAACGCGCGACCTCATCCTCGACCCGTTGCTGAGAGTTCCACTCGTTCGCCGACATCCACGGGCCGAAGACCCACGGTGGGGGCAACACCGGCAGGCCTGCGATACGGTAGTACTCCTGGAGCAATTCTCTGGGGGTGGACCCCCTCAACACGTGAAGGGAAAGGGACGGGAGGCCACCCGGTTCAACGCCTCCCAACCGGTACTCGATCCACCATCCCGGATGCCAAGTAGATGGCTCGGACCTCGGGCAATAGACTCCATACCCGGCGGAGCTGAACACGAGAGGGACTGGAAGGTACGTCCGGCTACGCTGAACCTTGTATTGATCGTATACAAACATCTCAACCCGTACGTCATCCCCGTCCGGATACCAGCCGAGCGCCTCGGAGACCCTCCCCAAGCGGTCGTAGCGTTCTCCCCCGCCGTAGAACCATTCGCTCGGACCATTGGTTGCAGGCCGGATGAGCGCCGGGGCAGCGGCCGTCGGCCAGGGGATGCGTACGCGATACACCTGCTGGGTGTCCCACAGAATCCAGACGTCTGCACGAAGGTCCCGGGGTGGCTCGGTAAGATCTTCGGGGGCCGCAACGCAACTTAGGTCCCCCCAGGTGACGCGGACCGTGTATGACCCAACGCCGTTCCCGTGCCCTCCGATCGTGTCAGTCTCCAGCACCCCTGCACGCACCCAGGCGGCCGCCCTCACAGCATGCCACTCCGTGACGGCCGTAGGGTTGTCATCCACACCGGCGCAAAGACGGTAGCGGACCTCCTCGCCGGGACGGAGGGTGGGAAGCACGGCATACCAGTAGCTGACGCCACCCGCCATCCGCTGCAACTGCATGCGAACCCGCGGTTGGTCCACGCCATTGCGTCGCCACTCCACCCAGGCCCTCTGACCGGCGGCTGCGGGGCCGCTGCGCGCAACCAGCGAAAGAGGCTGTCCGGCAAGGGGAGGCCAGGGGCGGGCGTCACCCTCCCCTGGCCCTCCCGGCACACCCGCCCGGTAAGGATCCATCTCCACTGAACGCGGTGTGTGCTCGATCCATGCTGGCGGCGTTAGCATGAGCAGCGCCAGCTTTCCAGCTCTGTAATCGTCGCGTTGGGCGTCACTTCCTCAGCAATGCCTCCAGCACCGGTTTGACGTTCCGCAGCGCCTGTTCAGGGGTGAGCCGGCCCAGGCGGGCAAGCTCGAGTTGCTGGTTGATGACATCGGTCATCTCGTTCCACGACTCAATGACGGGAGGCACGACGGGATTCTCCAGTGCCCGGAAGACCGCGCGGCGGTTGGAAGGCGGCGTTTGCCGCAGGTAATCCTGCATCAGGCTCATGTCCTGGAGCGCTGGCAATTCCCAGCCGCTTCGGATACGCACTTTTGCTGCGAGCGAGCTGGATGTGAAGTACTTGATCCACTGCCAGGCAGCCTCCGCCTTCTTCGTGGTCCTTGATATCACCACCGCATTGGCGAAGAAGTGGTTGGCCTTGGTGACGTTGCCCGGCTCCACCTCGATGTCCCAGCTGAAGGGCGCGGCCTGGTAACTACCGAACATCCAGATGCCCGTGTGCAGCATGGCGACTTTGCCAGCCTTGAACATATCGACGGGGTCTTGCCCCGCCAGCTCCTCGTTGGTCGGGCTGACGTGGTACTTCAGGATCGGCTCCACGAGCCACTTGAGCGCTTCGACGTTCTGCGGGCTGTCCACAACCACCTGCCTCATGTCGGGGCTGAAGATCGAGCCGCCGTTCTGAGCGATCACCTTGTAGAACTCCCAGAACTGCACGGGCTGCCACTTGCCCCAGATGCGTTGGCTCTGATTCGTTAGCTTCTGCGCCGCCGCCAGTTCGTCCGCCCAAGTCCAGTCATAGGTCGGGAACGCAACCCCTGCCCTCTGGAAGAGGTCGCGATTGTAGAACAGCACGACCGTCGAGAACGTCTCGACTAGCCCGTACTGCTCGCCACCGTAGCGGAAGACCTCGTACGCCCTCGGGTAGTACGCCCGGCCATCAAAGGTGGGATCCTTACGGATCAGGTCGGACAGCGGCATCAGGTGACCACGCTTGGCGTAGCCGACGAAGTTCTCGTAGTTTAACTCGAAGGTGTCCGGCGCCGTGCCCGTGGCAATCATGGTCTGCAGCTTGGTGAAGTAGTCGTTCCACGATGCGGTCATGACCTTAACGCGGATGCCCGGGTTCTCCTTCTCAAACCCCTTGATGATCTCGTCGAGGTCGTTCAGGTGATCAGGCACAGCCGAAAAGGTGTAGTACGTGATTTCAACGGTAGCCGACGAGGCCGCTCTGGCCATCACCCCCATCGATACCAATACCATCAACCCAACCAGGAACCATGAGAGCCGACTCTTCATCCTCTCCCCATCCTTTCCTCCTTAACCTTTCAGTGCGCTCAGGGTCAGCCCGCGGATGAACTGCCGCTGAGCGGCAAGGAACACCAGAAAGATCGGAAGTACCGCAACGACAGCACCGGCCATGACCAAATTCCACTGGGACGTCCACCGGCCGTGCAGAGTGGCGAGGCCGAGCGGGAGCGTCATCCGGTTCGTATCGTTAATGACGATGAGCGGCCAGAGGAAGTCGTTCCAGGACCCCATGAACGCAAAGATGAAGACGGCACCTAAGGCTGGTCTCGCCAGTGGAAGGAGCACCCGGGTGAACACTGTCCAGTGTCCAGCACCGTCGATGAAAGCGGCCTCGTCCAACTGCCGGGGGATGGTCTGAAAGTGCTGACGCAGCAGGAAAACGGCAAACGGGCTGATCCACTGCGGTAGGATGAGCGCCTGATAGGTATCCACCCATCCCACAAACCGCATGACAACGAAAAGGGGGATGAGTGTCACCTGAGCCGGTATCATCAGCGTCGCGAGGTACAGCACGAAGAGCGCGTCCTTCCCTTGGAAGTGCAGCCGAGCGAAGGCATAGGCTCCCATGGCCGCAATGAGGATTTGCCCGACGGTGCCGCTGGTCGCCACAATGACGCTGTTGAGCACGAACCGTCCCACCGGGAAGCTCTCGCTCAGGCGCCTAAAGTTCTCCCATGCGGGGGAGGATGGCCACCATTGAATTGGCAGTACCATGACGGCGCCGTCGGGCTTCAACGCCGTTGAAACCATCCAGAAAAACGGCAGCAGCATACTGGCGCTGGCGACCCAGAGCCCGGAGGTCCCAACCACCCGGAGCGACCCATGGAGATCGGCGACCCGCGAGGTCGCCTGGTGCACAGAACGACATGTCGTGATAGAGGACTCGATTGCATGACCGCCCTTCATTGATAGAACACCCATCGTTTCTGGAGCTTCAGTTGCAGAATGGTGACGGCGAGGACAATGGCAAACAATACCCAGGAATACGCCGAGGCCGTTCCCATTCGGAAGTACCGGAACGCATGCCTGTAGATTCGTTCCACGAGGACCGTAGTGGCCCCGCCCGGGCCTCCTTCCGTCATGATCCAGACCTGCTCGAACACCTGGAAGGAGTTGATGAGGAGCAGGGCGACCACCATGAAGGTGGTGGGAGAGAGCAGAGGTATCACGATACGGCGCAGTCTCGCCCAGCGGTTCGCGCCGTCGATCTCCGCGGCCTCCAGAAGTTCCGGGTTGATGTTCTGGAGTCCGGCGAGGTAAAGCACCATGACAAAGCCGATGTCCTTCCATACGCTTGCGATGATGACGGAAGGCATCGCCCAGGACGGATCGAGCATCCAGCCGGGTTGGCGGAGCCCAAGCCATCCGATGAACTGGTTCACGGGGCCATAGACCGGGTTCAGCAGCCACTTCCAGATAATGGACACCGCCACCCAGGACGAAACAACCGGGGCAAAGAACGCGACCCGATGGACCGAGAGTCCCCGACGCGGCACGTTCATGGCCAGGGCGGCTACAAACCCGAGGGCCATAACCGCGGGAACGTATCCGGCGATGTAGGTCAACGTGTGAAGGAGGGCCTGCCAGAATTCAGGTCGCGAGAACAGGTCGACGTAGTTGGCCAGACCAACCCACCGGGGCGGCGATATCAGTTGCCAGTCGGTGAAGCTGATACCGAGGGCTGCTATCATGGGAAAGACGCGCACGAGGAGGAGCCCGAGCAGGCTCGGCAGCAAGAACGCCGTAACCACGAGACCAGATGGAAGACCCCTCTGACCAACCATGCCGAGCCCGCTACCTCCCAACCTGGCTACCTTCAGGATGGGACACGGCGTGTACCCCAGGTACCGCACCCCAGGGCAGTTTGAAGAGCGCCTCCAGGATTTCGAGGGCCGCGCCCGTCAACCACGGGTTGCCGGGAACGCCGGAAGGTAACAACTGGAGGCGGTCCGCGAGGCCATTGAACGCGTGACGGTAGAGGCTCTCCCGGATAGGGGCCAGCAGAAGGTCGCCTGCCTGGACGCCCGCCTCGCCCCCCACGACGATGGTGTCGGGGTTGAAGAGGTCCACCACAATGGCCAGCGCCCGCCCGATTTGCATGGCGGCGTCGTTTAGGATGACGGTGGCAAGAGGGTCGCCACGGCGCGCCGCCTCCACCAGGGCTTCCCGGGTGGGGTAGCTGCCTCCTTTCTCGCGGGCCTGTCTAACGAGGGCGTCGTCACCGGCAATGGCCTCCAGACAGCCCCGGCGACCGCAGCGGCAAGGAGGCCCGTCGAGCTGCATCGGGATGTGGCCGATCTCGCCAGCACCCCCGATGGCTCCGCGCATGAGGCGCCCCTCCACTACGATACCGGCCCCTATCCCAACGCCCAGCGTGACGCCGACGAGGCAGCGGCTGTTCTTCCCCGACCCGAGCCAGTACTCCGCAAGTGCGACGGCGTTGGCGTCGTTATCCACCACAACCGGCACGTGGAAGTGGGCCTCAAGCTCGTCACGCAGCGGAATACTCGTCCACGTGAGAAAGTGGGACGAGACCGACGTTCCCGTCGCGACCTCTACGACGCCAGGCAGTACGACGCCGATACCCATGACGCGTTCCCAGTCAATCCCTGACTGGTCAACGACCGCACCAATCGCCGTCTTCAGCGCGGCAAGAACGGCGGGCCCGCGGCGACGGTCAGGGGCGCTCTCAGGAACGTCAAGCGGGAACCGCCGCTCCGGCATCAGTTGCAGCTTCAAGTCGCACAAGGCTGTCGATATGGAT is a window of Bacillota bacterium DNA encoding:
- a CDS encoding TIM-barrel domain-containing protein gives rise to the protein MDQPRVRMQLQRMAGGVSYWYAVLPTLRPGEEVRYRLCAGVDDNPTAVTEWHAVRAAAWVRAGVLETDTIGGHGNGVGSYTVRVTWGDLSCVAAPEDLTEPPRDLRADVWILWDTQQVYRVRIPWPTAAAPALIRPATNGPSEWFYGGGERYDRLGRVSEALGWYPDGDDVRVEMFVYDQYKVQRSRTYLPVPLVFSSAGYGVYCPRSEPSTWHPGWWIEYRLGGVEPGGLPSLSLHVLRGSTPRELLQEYYRIAGLPVLPPPWVFGPWMSANEWNSQQRVEDEVARSVSLRIPATVCVVEAWSDEATFYIFNDAEYDPRPGGEAFRYDDFQFPEAGRWPNPRRFVANLHRRGLRVLLWQVPVLKYLPAGECRQRDMDEAHAIAHGFCPVDGAGKPYRIPGGRWFEGSTILDFTSERATEWWLSKRRYLVEEVGIDGFKTDGGEHLWCDGVRLSGGSAVTLHNAYPDAYVAAYRKLAGPERVTFSRSGFVAAHRQPLHWAGDEDSTWEALRASLTAGLNAAISGVPFWGWDLGGFSGEIPSAELYLRAASMALFTPVMQYHSETPAGEGPSQARTPWNIEARTGVTGVVDAYRRLACWRMNLLPYIWTAAERASTEGLPMMRPMFFDFPEDPECWKIDDQYMFGDAVMVCPVLQPGVEQREVYFPEGTWVDLFAGEIVQGPSRRPWPAPVGSIPAFVRVPCVLPMDLDPGVPAGEPLRRWRNADGASRFGVATDSPAVVAYLPAPGRPEFGGLSNQARRWAVQCRVSWPSETVTGLCADVQVEALRLPDGSGEYRLGSSFTGEPPGSLVVRVFVPDRCSLFVVPSPVTANTRRVGNLYEIIVSTSGDEATAAWRVTQGGQ
- a CDS encoding sugar ABC transporter substrate-binding protein, coding for MKSRLSWFLVGLMVLVSMGVMARAASSATVEITYYTFSAVPDHLNDLDEIIKGFEKENPGIRVKVMTASWNDYFTKLQTMIATGTAPDTFELNYENFVGYAKRGHLMPLSDLIRKDPTFDGRAYYPRAYEVFRYGGEQYGLVETFSTVVLFYNRDLFQRAGVAFPTYDWTWADELAAAQKLTNQSQRIWGKWQPVQFWEFYKVIAQNGGSIFSPDMRQVVVDSPQNVEALKWLVEPILKYHVSPTNEELAGQDPVDMFKAGKVAMLHTGIWMFGSYQAAPFSWDIEVEPGNVTKANHFFANAVVISRTTKKAEAAWQWIKYFTSSSLAAKVRIRSGWELPALQDMSLMQDYLRQTPPSNRRAVFRALENPVVPPVIESWNEMTDVINQQLELARLGRLTPEQALRNVKPVLEALLRK
- a CDS encoding carbohydrate ABC transporter permease, which codes for MHQATSRVADLHGSLRVVGTSGLWVASASMLLPFFWMVSTALKPDGAVMVLPIQWWPSSPAWENFRRLSESFPVGRFVLNSVIVATSGTVGQILIAAMGAYAFARLHFQGKDALFVLYLATLMIPAQVTLIPLFVVMRFVGWVDTYQALILPQWISPFAVFLLRQHFQTIPRQLDEAAFIDGAGHWTVFTRVLLPLARPALGAVFIFAFMGSWNDFLWPLIVINDTNRMTLPLGLATLHGRWTSQWNLVMAGAVVAVLPIFLVFLAAQRQFIRGLTLSALKG
- a CDS encoding sugar ABC transporter permease is translated as MVGQRGLPSGLVVTAFLLPSLLGLLLVRVFPMIAALGISFTDWQLISPPRWVGLANYVDLFSRPEFWQALLHTLTYIAGYVPAVMALGFVAALAMNVPRRGLSVHRVAFFAPVVSSWVAVSIIWKWLLNPVYGPVNQFIGWLGLRQPGWMLDPSWAMPSVIIASVWKDIGFVMVLYLAGLQNINPELLEAAEIDGANRWARLRRIVIPLLSPTTFMVVALLLINSFQVFEQVWIMTEGGPGGATTVLVERIYRHAFRYFRMGTASAYSWVLFAIVLAVTILQLKLQKRWVFYQ
- a CDS encoding ROK family transcriptional regulator; its protein translation is MITGTKELIRDVNVALVLDAIRRYGPISRTEVARRTHLGKSTVSGIVERLLKDGLVVETGTGTSEGGRRPILLDLNPQARYVVAVKLAPESISTALCDLKLQLMPERRFPLDVPESAPDRRRGPAVLAALKTAIGAVVDQSGIDWERVMGIGVVLPGVVEVATGTSVSSHFLTWTSIPLRDELEAHFHVPVVVDNDANAVALAEYWLGSGKNSRCLVGVTLGVGIGAGIVVEGRLMRGAIGGAGEIGHIPMQLDGPPCRCGRRGCLEAIAGDDALVRQAREKGGSYPTREALVEAARRGDPLATVILNDAAMQIGRALAIVVDLFNPDTIVVGGEAGVQAGDLLLAPIRESLYRHAFNGLADRLQLLPSGVPGNPWLTGAALEILEALFKLPWGAVPGVHAVSHPEGSQVGR